The following nucleotide sequence is from Rhodothermales bacterium.
GCTGACGCCGAAGATGCTGACCCTGGGACTGGTGCTGACCTTTGCGACGAGCTGGCTGGCCTACAGCCAGGTGGTGTGGAACCTGGCAGTGGGCGCGCCCGACCAGCTGGCCGCGATCCTGACGGGCGCAAGCGGCTCGGCGACGCAGATCTTCGCCGACCGGATCGACATCGTCATGGCCGCGATCGGCGAGGTCTCGCAGATCGCCGGCGGCGGCCAGCAGGCCGATGCCGCGCAAGGGGCGGCCCAGGGCGCGGCAACCGGCAGCTTCTCGCCGGGCAATTTGATGTGGCTGGCCGCGCTGCTGCTGCTGCTGGGCACGGTGGGCGTGCTGGTGACCGCGCGGATCGCGCTGGCCGTGCTGCTGGCGGTGGGGCCGGTGTTCGTGGTGTTCGCGCTGTTTGCCGGCACCCGCGGGCTGACCGCGGGCTGGCTGCGCGGCGTGGTGCTGACCGGGCTGACGCCGCTGTTCGTGGTGGTCGGCGGCTCGTTCACCCTGGAGCTGATGGTGCCGGTGATCGCCGGGCTGGGGACCCTTGAAGGGATCAACCCGCGCGCGGCGATGGCGCTGTTCCTGATCGCTTCGGTCCATGTCGCGCTGATGGTGATGGTGCTCAAGGTGACGCAGGCGATGGTCTCGGGCTGGCAGGTGTTCGGCCTGGATGCGCGCGATGCGGATGCGAAGGGCGGATCGCCCGCCGCACCCGATGCCGCGGCCCCGCTGCAGCCGGCCGGCCAGGCGGCGCAAACCGCCACTTCGCGGCGCCTGGGCACAGGCGCGATGGCGCCCGGCGGCGATGCCGCCATGGCCGGTGCCGGACCTGCCGGCGCAACCCATACCCATACCCGCCGCACGACGACCCAGATGGCAGCGCCGGCCGCGCCGCCGCTGCCGGTACTGGCACGGCCCCGCGCGCGCGGCATCGGCTCGCGCTTCGCCACCCCCGCCCCCCGGCCAAGACAGATGGCACGATGATGAAGATGAAGACCCTTTTGCCCTTGTTCGCTCTGGCCGTTCCCGCTGCCCTCTCCTCCGCCCATGCCGAGGACACGCGGCTCGTCAGCCATATGTACGACGAGAACGAAGTGGTGCGTATCGACGGCAAGCTCGGAGTGCAGGCGACGATCGGCTTTGCCGAGGACGAGCATATCGAGAATGTCGCGGTGGGCGATGCCGCCAAGTGGCAGATCACTCCGAACAAGCGGGCCAACCTGCTGTTCGTCAAGCCGCTGGAAGCCTCCGCGCGCACCAACATGACGGTCGTGACCGACCGCCGCACCTATTTCTTCGACCTGGTCGCCTCGCCCAGGGCCAGGCCGGTCTACCTGCTGCGCTTCGCCTATCCGCAGGAGGACAAGCCCGAAGGGCAGGAGCAGCCCGGTCTTGCCGGACTTGACGGCGCCGGGCTCAACGATGCCGAGCGCGCGCTGCTCGAAGGCGATCCTCTCGGCACTCCCGCCGATCCGGCGATGCTCAACTTCGCCTGGGAGAAGAAGGGCACGCAAAGGCTGCTGCCGGCGCGCGTCTATGACGACGGCAATGCGACCTATCTCGTATGGGGCGCGAAGCAGGAGGTGCCGGCGATCCTGGTCAGGAACGAGAAAGGCGAGGAAGGCCCGGTCAACTATGCGGTGCGCGGGGCCACCATCGTCATCGACGACGTGCCTGCCCTCATCCTGCTGCGCTCCGGCAAGGCGCAGGCCACGCTGCAGAACCGGGGCGAGCCCCGCAAGGTCGCCGCCGCCGCGCCTGCCGGCACGCCTTCATCATCGCCCTCTCCGGCATCACAGGGATACTAGCCATGGCTCCCAACACCCGTATCCGCGAACGCACCCCCGAAGAAGAGGCACACGACCCGCGCGAGCAGCAGGGCGCCGAGGTCATCGACCTTGCCACCCGCGCCGTCCTGCCCGCGGTCAGCCAGCGCAAGCGCGGCGACTCGCTGGGGCTGATCGCCGGCATCGCCATCGTCGCCGGCCTCGGCGCGCTCACCCTGTGGTCGATGGACGCCGCGCGCAATCCCGCACAGCAGCAGGTCCAGGCTCCCGCTCCCGCGATAGCGCCTCCGGCTCCGGCGACACCGGCCCGGACGCCGCAGCCCAGACCCGCGGCGCCTGCCGCGCCCGCCCCTGCCCCGGTGCTGAGCCAGCAGCCCGATGCCGCGGTCGTCGCGGCGCCCGCGTCCAATCCCCATGCCAGCCCCACCGTGGTGTTCGACGCCAGCGCCCTGCCCGGCCCGTTTACGCCCCCCGCGGCGACATCGCCGGCCGGAACCGGCAACTCCAACGAGGACTTCGCCGCGCGCCTGGGCGGCGTGGGCGGCACCACCGCCACCGCCGAGGCCAGCTTCGATCCGGCGACCACGGTCACCCAGGGCACGCTGATCCCGGCCGTGCTGGAGACCGCCATCGACACCGACGTGCCCGGCTACGTGCGCGCCGTGGTCTCCACCGACGTCAGGAGCTTCGACGGCGCGCGCGTGCTGATCCCGCGCTCCTCGCGCCTGATCGGCCAGTACAAGTCCGGCCTCACCGCGGGCCAGAAGCGCGCCTATGTCGTCTGGACCCGGCTGATCCGCCCGGACGGCGTCTCGGTCAACATCGGCTCTCCCGCCATCGCCTTCGGTGGCGAGACCGGCCTTGCCGGCAAGGTCAACTCCCACTTCTTCGAACGCTTCGGCTCGGCCATGCTGCTTTCCGTCATCGGCGGCCTCAGTACCATCACCGGCAACGCCGGCGTCGTCATCGCCGGCGGCGGACAATCCGCGGCCGCGGCCGCCGTCTCCCAGAACGGCCAGATCGGCCCCACCATCCGCGTCAGGCAAGGCGAACCCATCAGGGTCTTCACCGCCAAAGATCTCGACTTCTCGAAAGTGTCGTAGGACCATCGGGCCTGGCATGACCGGAACGATCCTTCCTCTGCAGCCCGGACAGGACCAGGGCGAGGCGCCGCCCCAGATGCCGCGCAGCGTCTATCTCGATGCCTATCTGGCGCCCTTGCGCCCCTGGCTCGAGCGCGAAAGCGTGACCGAGATCCTGGTCAACCGGCCCGGCGAGCTGTGGATCGAGGACGCCGCCCATCCCGGCATGCAGCGCATCGAGCTGCCGGCGGTCGACGACCGGCTGCTCCAGCGCCTGGCCGAGCAGGTCGCGCGCGTCAGCCACCAGGGCATCAACCGGGAGCATCCGCTGCTCTCGGCGACGCTGCCGGACGGCGCGCGCATCCAGCTGTGCGGACCGCCGGCCACCAGGACGCACTGGGCGCTGGCGATACGCCGCCACCGCCTGCTCGAACTGCCGCTCGATGCCTATGACCGCGGCCCGATCGCGCCGCGCGAGGAACCGGCCATGCCCGACCCCATGGCGGAGCCGATCGCCTATCTGCGCGAAGCCATCGAACGCCGCCGCACGATCCTGATCTCGGGCGGCACATCGACCGGCAAGACCACCTTCCTCAACGCCATGCTGCACGAGATCCCCGCGCAGGAGCGCGTCGTGCTGGTCGAGGATACCGCCGAGCTGAAACTGCCCGGCGCCAACGGCGTCGGCCTGATCGCGGTCAAGGGCGAACTCGGCGAAGCCAGGGTCTCGGCCAACGACCTGCTGCAGGCCGCCCTGCGCCTCAGGCCCGACCGCATCGTGCTGGGCGAATTGCGCGGCAACGAAACCGTCAGCTTCCTGCGCGCCATCAATACCGGTCACCCCGGATCGTTCTCCACCGTCCACGCCAACTCGCCCAAAGGCGCCCTCGAACAGATCGCGCTCATGGCCATGCAAACCAATATCGGCCTCACCCGCGCCGAAACCCTCGAATACGCCGCTTCCGTCATCGATATCGTCGTCCAACTCAACCGCATCGAAGGACGCCGAGTAATCGCCCAAATCGCAGATTCACTAAACCTTGTCTGAGAGACGCTCGGTAAAATTGACGAGCCGTCACAAATTCGCAGCTTGCCTCTCGGTTCCCTGACTTTGGCCTGAGCGCGACCCACCGATAATGGGGCCGCCCAAGCTCTTGCCATGGCGGTAAACTGGGTATTCAAT
It contains:
- a CDS encoding type IV secretion system protein, with translation MSTCTQLVENASAGVAPALRAVDCMAGEATAMAFNRLFGAEGALVPALTIILTLYIAFFALSLLAGRSRLSIPALTPKMLTLGLVLTFATSWLAYSQVVWNLAVGAPDQLAAILTGASGSATQIFADRIDIVMAAIGEVSQIAGGGQQADAAQGAAQGAATGSFSPGNLMWLAALLLLLGTVGVLVTARIALAVLLAVGPVFVVFALFAGTRGLTAGWLRGVVLTGLTPLFVVVGGSFTLELMVPVIAGLGTLEGINPRAAMALFLIASVHVALMVMVLKVTQAMVSGWQVFGLDARDADAKGGSPAAPDAAAPLQPAGQAAQTATSRRLGTGAMAPGGDAAMAGAGPAGATHTHTRRTTTQMAAPAAPPLPVLARPRARGIGSRFATPAPRPRQMAR
- a CDS encoding TrbG/VirB9 family P-type conjugative transfer protein; translated protein: MMKMKTLLPLFALAVPAALSSAHAEDTRLVSHMYDENEVVRIDGKLGVQATIGFAEDEHIENVAVGDAAKWQITPNKRANLLFVKPLEASARTNMTVVTDRRTYFFDLVASPRARPVYLLRFAYPQEDKPEGQEQPGLAGLDGAGLNDAERALLEGDPLGTPADPAMLNFAWEKKGTQRLLPARVYDDGNATYLVWGAKQEVPAILVRNEKGEEGPVNYAVRGATIVIDDVPALILLRSGKAQATLQNRGEPRKVAAAAPAGTPSSSPSPASQGY
- a CDS encoding TrbI/VirB10 family protein; protein product: MAPNTRIRERTPEEEAHDPREQQGAEVIDLATRAVLPAVSQRKRGDSLGLIAGIAIVAGLGALTLWSMDAARNPAQQQVQAPAPAIAPPAPATPARTPQPRPAAPAAPAPAPVLSQQPDAAVVAAPASNPHASPTVVFDASALPGPFTPPAATSPAGTGNSNEDFAARLGGVGGTTATAEASFDPATTVTQGTLIPAVLETAIDTDVPGYVRAVVSTDVRSFDGARVLIPRSSRLIGQYKSGLTAGQKRAYVVWTRLIRPDGVSVNIGSPAIAFGGETGLAGKVNSHFFERFGSAMLLSVIGGLSTITGNAGVVIAGGGQSAAAAAVSQNGQIGPTIRVRQGEPIRVFTAKDLDFSKVS
- the virB11 gene encoding P-type DNA transfer ATPase VirB11 translates to MTGTILPLQPGQDQGEAPPQMPRSVYLDAYLAPLRPWLERESVTEILVNRPGELWIEDAAHPGMQRIELPAVDDRLLQRLAEQVARVSHQGINREHPLLSATLPDGARIQLCGPPATRTHWALAIRRHRLLELPLDAYDRGPIAPREEPAMPDPMAEPIAYLREAIERRRTILISGGTSTGKTTFLNAMLHEIPAQERVVLVEDTAELKLPGANGVGLIAVKGELGEARVSANDLLQAALRLRPDRIVLGELRGNETVSFLRAINTGHPGSFSTVHANSPKGALEQIALMAMQTNIGLTRAETLEYAASVIDIVVQLNRIEGRRVIAQIADSLNLV